The DNA region tggggtgaacaaagaaaaatgcgGGGTTTAAAGAGAAAATGTCATACATGTAAGAGTTTTCTTAGAATTTAATTAACAAGTCATGTTAAGCATAATATCTTCTTGAAACTAAGGGCCTGGTAACGAAAGAGTGGGTTTCTTGTTACACATATAACCTTTTGTAAGTTGGTATTAGATAAAACCCTAGCCTCATTTGTCCCAAAAAACACTCTCAGAGTCATTTCTACTTTGAGGGGGAgtaagccattgttcttcccccctctccccttTTCTCTTCCTCCCTTCCTCCTTCCACCTCTTCTccccattttcagagacaaagggttttccctatttatcttagttttgttatgattttcatccaaccattacAGGTGGCTGCGGCTCAGCGTCagatcttcacctgcatttcggcgtcggatctccaccaccatcttttttgcaatttctttatgtttggaataagttgcagagactctttggatTCTcggtgtagttttcacctctccttttgtgagagtttttcatctctccttggtgagagttttatttgtatagttatggcttggttttttcaagctttatctcttttttattattctaagtttgcaatcttagttgggatgcctatgccagagtttcttcgattcTGCCtatcgttagtggagacataccaaattttcttaattttgatatttaaccattccgttattgtaatggtctttttgtggctagtttgtattggcccttTATGGCTAGTagcttttttggctgaattatgaacgGAGTCATAAAACTTctcaatccaaaaaaaaaaaaaaaaagggcctGGTAACGAGGTTTAGAGTGAGGATTTAGGATTTAGGTTAGGTGCTATCGTATTATGTGCTAGTAATGAATTATATAACGGACTTTAACGTATAGTAATCATTAAAACAACAATCATCAAATATCATACAGGACTACAAATGGATGGATCACATAATTTTACAAGGCACGTGtatttgaatatttgaaaCAACAATGAtatcaaatattttataagACTACTAATAGAtgaatcatttttttttttttttaaaaaaaaacaagacaCATGAACATGTTACTATTAACGTCACAGCCCGTCGACAGGAGTTCAAGTTCATTTTGTCTTGGGAAGAGATGAGTTCAACCTGGAGTGAAAGAATTGGACGCTGGAAATGAATTTTAAAGCCTATGGGGCCTTTTGCCTGGAATGTTATGTCAGAACTCAAATCTAAATACCATGATGAGctataatttatttgttaattacaTATCCAAAAGCGATGCATATAATGGAAAGTGATGTTTTGATGACAGAATGAAGTGGGAAAAGATaacaaattattttcaattaagaTAAAGGCCAAGGAAACCACAAATGTTCATTCAATCTGTAATGAAACCATTATTAATTGAGACATTAGGTTGGATTAGATCTTGAGGCTCTTCCATACCTGAGCCACCTCAGCAAGTGACTTGGTAGAAGACCCTTCTTGACTTAAAGCCAATTTGGCTGCCTCTTTATACCCTTTCATCTTGTTCCTTAGCAATTTCCCTTCATCACCTTCAATTAGGCCCCTAACATACTTAGCAATATCTTGGCTCTCCACTATCCCCTTATCATTCAATTTTACACCCAAAGCAACCTTCAAACCGTCAACAAGGAGCACCCTATTCATCCTTTGCTCTGCATAGAGTGGCCAAGCAATCAAAGGCACACCATGCACAATGCTCTCCAATGTTGAGTTCCATCCACAATGAGTCAAAAACCCACCTGTTGATTGGTGACTCAGCACTTGGACTTGTGGGGCCCAAGATGGGACCACTAGGCCTACCTCTTTCGTCCTCTCCAAAAACCCATGTGGTAAAAAACCAGAAGGGTCCTCAATGCCTTGCACATTAAAATAATTTGCATTTTTAGCTGTCTCATTTGGGCTCTTAACAACCCAAATAAACCTCTGCCCACTCAATTCAAGTCCCAAGGCTAATTCAGTCATTTGCTCTTGTGAGAACGTTCCTCCACTCccaaatgaaacaaacaacACTGACTCATTGGGTTGCTTATCAAGCCACTTCAAACACTCATTCCCTTCAAACCCATCTGCTGAACTGATCTTTATTACTGGTCCAACCGGATAAACCGGTGGAAGACCTTGTCCTTGTTCCTTGAAAGCCTTGAAAGCACCTGGTTCCAAGTCTACAAAGCTATTGACCATAATCCCAGCAGCCGACCTATGCTTCTTGCATATCCGAACCATCACTTTATAGGCCTCATTGGACCGGTCTTGAACCGGGTCCATAAAATCTCGACCGTGAAGGGGAACACAACCCGGAAGTTGGACTGGTTCCGGCAAGTCCCTATACTCACAAGTAGTGGTCTCGTGAAGGTGtgggaaatgaaatataaGCGACAAACCCAAAGCTGAAGAGGGGAAAAATATGTAAGGGGACACGTGGAGTTCATTGGCCACATCAAAGGCATCGGCACCAAAAAGATCAACGACAAGTGCCACCAGCCGAGTTGACTCGGTTAGTTCTATAAGTGAGACGCGCAGAGCAGAGAGGGACCGAGTCAAGGTGAGGGCGATTTTTGTTTCGACCATAACGTCGTCAGGGAGGTCATCGAAGCACACAGGAGGGAGGAAGATGTAGGATATGGCCTGAGGGTCGAGGGCTTCAAGGAGTTTCTTTTGGGGTGCCAAGTGCAACCCGTCGTTTGGGATGATGAAAGTGATGGTGAAGTTATGATGGAAGAGGAGTAATTTGGCTAGCTCAACGAGGGGAGTGAGATGGCCTATGCCTGGAGTTGGGACAATGGCAACATGGGGTGGCTTGATCAGATTCTGCTGCTGGccatgggtgtctaaagccaTTGTAGTGTAAGTAAACTCTAGGGTTTTTAGGTGTTGAAATGAAGGGATATGGAAGAAAGATGGAGATCATTATAAGGAGGAGTTTGTGTTGTTGAAGTATTTGATGGGTTTGTGGAATCTTTGGTGGGATGATAAAGTCATGGGGAATCTTTGGTGGGATGATAAGGTCATGGGCTAATGACCGAGACTGCGTGGCTTTTTGTGTCTCTTTTTGCTTTGATATCTTTAACTTtaaccaaaagcaaaacccctagaaagtttttttttaattaaaaaaatagatttCCCTCTCAAATCTGACATCATCACTCACATCATGCGCACGTAAACTACTTTCATCTTCATtacaaatttccaattttaattaAGGAAGACAACCATTTAATTTTCTACTGGCTTTAGTGTGTGATCGAATAagcttttgttgttgttgttgttcatTGTATGATATAGATACTATTTAAGATTACTCGTTAATAAAAGTGATTACCTACCATTATTTGGTGATTAATTAAAAGCTTTTGTGCCCTTGGTATTATTGAAAGAACATATGACTTTCAAACATTATAAAAGCATACAAATCTTAATATACTTTTCACTCTCTCACATCAATCTGCTTAAATCCAATTAGGAATACGTGAAAAACGCGAgatttctttactttttggtTTAAATTCATTATGTAGTTAGTAAACTCTACTAATTCTTTTCTTGGCTCCATTAAAAATGTAAGT from Prunus dulcis unplaced genomic scaffold, ALMONDv2, whole genome shotgun sequence includes:
- the LOC117613602 gene encoding hydroquinone glucosyltransferase-like translates to MALDTHGQQQNLIKPPHVAIVPTPGIGHLTPLVELAKLLLFHHNFTITFIIPNDGLHLAPQKKLLEALDPQAISYIFLPPVCFDDLPDDVMVETKIALTLTRSLSALRVSLIELTESTRLVALVVDLFGADAFDVANELHVSPYIFFPSSALGLSLIFHFPHLHETTTCEYRDLPEPVQLPGCVPLHGRDFMDPVQDRSNEAYKVMVRICKKHRSAAGIMVNSFVDLEPGAFKAFKEQGQGLPPVYPVGPVIKISSADGFEGNECLKWLDKQPNESVLFVSFGSGGTFSQEQMTELALGLELSGQRFIWVVKSPNETAKNANYFNVQGIEDPSGFLPHGFLERTKEVGLVVPSWAPQVQVLSHQSTGGFLTHCGWNSTLESIVHGVPLIAWPLYAEQRMNRVLLVDGLKVALGVKLNDKGIVESQDIAKYVRGLIEGDEGKLLRNKMKGYKEAAKLALSQEGSSTKSLAEVAQVWKSLKI